From one Mycolicibacterium sp. HK-90 genomic stretch:
- a CDS encoding DUF3618 domain-containing protein, with protein sequence MANRDPESIKRDIDQARDQLALTVDSLAERANPQRLADDFRSAVISFVKKPAVTASLAGAGVLVVVVVIRRIKRH encoded by the coding sequence GTGGCGAACCGGGACCCGGAGAGCATCAAGCGGGACATCGATCAGGCTCGCGATCAACTGGCCTTGACTGTCGACTCCCTGGCCGAGCGGGCCAACCCGCAGCGGCTTGCCGACGATTTCAGGTCAGCGGTGATCAGTTTCGTGAAAAAGCCTGCGGTGACGGCCTCATTGGCCGGTGCTGGCGTGCTGGTCGTGGTCGTCGTCATCCGGCGGATCAAGCGCCACTGA
- the bcp gene encoding thioredoxin-dependent thiol peroxidase, translated as MPPTPRLEVGDTAPAFSLPDADGNVVKLSDYKGRKVVVYFYPAASTPGCTKQACDFRDSLAELNDAGLDVVGISPDKPEKLAKFRDKEALTFPLLSDPDRKVLTAWGAFGEKTMYGKTVQGVIRSTFLVDEKGKIAVAQYNVRATGHVAKLRRDLSV; from the coding sequence ATGCCGCCAACCCCGCGCCTCGAGGTGGGAGACACCGCCCCGGCTTTCAGCCTGCCCGACGCCGACGGCAACGTCGTCAAGCTCTCCGACTACAAGGGCCGCAAGGTCGTCGTCTACTTCTACCCGGCCGCATCGACGCCCGGATGCACCAAGCAGGCGTGCGATTTCCGAGACAGCCTCGCCGAACTCAACGACGCCGGACTCGACGTCGTCGGCATCTCCCCCGACAAGCCGGAGAAGCTGGCCAAGTTCCGGGACAAGGAGGCGCTGACCTTCCCGTTGCTGTCCGACCCGGACCGCAAGGTGTTGACGGCCTGGGGCGCGTTCGGCGAAAAGACCATGTACGGCAAGACCGTTCAGGGCGTCATCCGCTCGACGTTTCTCGTCGACGAGAAGGGCAAGATCGCCGTCGCGCAGTACAACGTGCGGGCCACCGGCCACGTCGCCAAGCTGCGCCGCGACCTGTCGGTCTGA
- a CDS encoding calcium/sodium antiporter, whose protein sequence is MAGSVGWFVVGLIALAIGAEVMVRGGAQVASRLGISPILIGLTVVSIGTSLPELAVGVTAANEGSGELAVGNIAGTNVVNILFILGLSALIRPLAIKQRTLRFDLPVMAGAAVLLWVLALNGVLSRADGVILVCGAIVYTVVLILMSRRESREVKAEYVQAYAGLPDEEPKHVGKGVFRHIAMTVVGIAVVIVGAEWLVDGAVGIARGFGVSDALIGLTIVAIGTSAPELVTTIVSTVRGERDIAVGNLLGSSVYNILLILGITCLVPADGLALSQNLVWIDIPLMVAAGLVCIPVFISGRRVHRAEGAAMVAAYLGYLAFLLTTQP, encoded by the coding sequence ATGGCCGGCAGCGTCGGCTGGTTCGTCGTCGGTCTGATCGCTCTGGCGATCGGAGCCGAGGTGATGGTCCGCGGCGGCGCACAGGTGGCCTCCCGGCTCGGGATCAGCCCGATACTGATCGGCCTGACGGTGGTGTCGATCGGCACCAGCCTTCCCGAGCTCGCCGTCGGCGTCACCGCGGCCAACGAGGGAAGCGGTGAACTGGCTGTCGGCAACATCGCCGGCACCAACGTGGTCAACATCCTGTTCATCCTCGGGCTGAGCGCACTGATCCGTCCGCTGGCGATCAAGCAGCGGACGCTGCGGTTCGATCTGCCGGTGATGGCAGGGGCGGCGGTGCTGCTGTGGGTGCTGGCGCTCAACGGGGTGCTGTCGCGGGCCGACGGGGTGATCCTGGTCTGCGGCGCCATCGTCTACACCGTGGTGCTGATCCTCATGTCGCGCCGCGAGAGCCGGGAGGTGAAGGCTGAGTACGTCCAGGCGTATGCGGGGCTGCCCGACGAGGAGCCGAAACACGTTGGGAAAGGCGTATTTCGGCATATCGCGATGACGGTGGTCGGGATCGCCGTCGTCATCGTGGGAGCCGAATGGCTCGTCGACGGGGCCGTCGGAATCGCGCGTGGGTTCGGTGTGTCTGATGCCCTCATCGGCCTCACGATCGTGGCGATCGGAACCTCGGCGCCGGAGTTGGTGACGACGATCGTCTCCACTGTGCGCGGAGAGCGCGACATCGCGGTGGGCAACCTGCTCGGCAGCAGCGTTTACAACATCCTGTTGATCCTGGGCATCACGTGCCTGGTGCCGGCCGACGGCCTGGCCCTGTCACAGAACCTGGTGTGGATCGACATCCCGCTGATGGTCGCCGCCGGACTGGTCTGCATACCGGTCTTCATCTCGGGCCGACGCGTGCACCGCGCCGAGGGGGCCGCGATGGTCGCGGCCTACCTCGGCTACCTGGCTTTCCTGCTGACCACCCAGCCCTGA
- a CDS encoding dipeptidase, with protein MSDVVARVQQVLPSVRADLEDLVRIQSVWADPARRDEVHRSAEAVAKLLSEAGFPEVRIVSEGGAPAVIAHYPPPAGAPTVLLYAHHDVQPEGDPAQWDSAPFEPTERDGRLYGRGTADDKAGIATHLAAIRAFDGKPPVGVTVFVEGEEESGSPSLGALLAAHKEALAADVIVIADSDNWSSEIPALTVTLRGLADCVVEVATLDHGLHSGLWGGVVPDALSVLVRLLAGLHDDDGNVAVAGLHEATAADVDRGAGWVRDESGLLDGVAEIGSGSVVQRMWAKPAITVIGIDTTSIDKSSNTLIPRARAKISMRVAPGGDAHAHLAALTRHLETHVPWGAQVTVTPGDVGQPYAIDASGPVYDAARSAFRTAWGTDPVDMGMGGSIPFIAEFATAFPEATILVTGVEDPGTQAHSVNESLHLGVLEKAATAEALLLDALGR; from the coding sequence ATGAGTGATGTCGTGGCGCGGGTGCAGCAGGTGTTGCCGTCGGTGCGGGCCGATCTCGAGGATCTGGTCCGCATCCAATCGGTATGGGCCGACCCGGCCCGGCGCGATGAAGTGCACCGCAGCGCCGAGGCCGTCGCAAAGCTGTTGTCGGAAGCGGGTTTTCCCGAGGTCCGGATCGTCAGCGAGGGCGGCGCCCCGGCCGTCATCGCGCACTACCCGCCGCCCGCGGGTGCGCCGACGGTACTGCTCTACGCCCACCACGACGTGCAGCCGGAAGGGGATCCGGCCCAATGGGATTCCGCGCCGTTCGAGCCGACGGAACGCGACGGTCGGCTCTATGGTCGGGGCACCGCTGACGACAAGGCCGGTATCGCAACGCATCTGGCGGCGATCCGGGCCTTCGACGGGAAGCCACCGGTCGGCGTCACCGTGTTCGTCGAGGGCGAGGAGGAGTCCGGCTCGCCGTCACTCGGGGCACTGCTGGCTGCGCACAAAGAGGCGCTGGCCGCCGACGTCATCGTGATCGCCGACTCCGACAACTGGAGCAGCGAGATCCCGGCACTGACCGTGACGCTGCGCGGCCTGGCCGACTGCGTGGTCGAGGTGGCCACCCTGGACCACGGTCTGCACTCGGGTCTGTGGGGCGGAGTGGTGCCGGACGCGTTGAGCGTGCTGGTTCGACTGTTGGCCGGCCTGCACGACGACGACGGCAACGTCGCCGTCGCCGGTCTGCACGAGGCCACGGCGGCCGACGTCGACCGCGGCGCCGGCTGGGTCCGTGACGAGTCCGGGCTTCTGGACGGAGTCGCCGAGATCGGTTCCGGTTCAGTGGTGCAGCGCATGTGGGCCAAGCCCGCGATCACGGTCATCGGGATCGACACCACATCCATCGACAAGTCGTCGAACACACTCATCCCACGCGCCCGCGCCAAAATCAGCATGCGCGTCGCTCCCGGCGGCGACGCCCACGCGCACCTGGCCGCGCTGACCCGCCACCTCGAAACGCACGTTCCATGGGGTGCCCAGGTCACGGTGACACCGGGCGACGTCGGCCAGCCGTATGCGATCGACGCTTCCGGTCCGGTGTACGACGCGGCCCGTTCGGCGTTCCGCACCGCATGGGGAACCGATCCGGTGGACATGGGCATGGGCGGATCCATCCCGTTCATCGCCGAATTCGCAACGGCATTCCCGGAAGCGACGATCCTGGTCACCGGAGTCGAGGACCCGGGCACCCAGGCGCACAGCGTGAACGAGAGTCTGCACCTCGGGGTGCTGGAGAAAGCAGCGACGGCCGAGGCGTTGCTGCTCGACGCGCTCGGCCGCTAG
- a CDS encoding holo-ACP synthase, with amino-acid sequence MAIVGVGIDLVSIPDFAEQVDRPGTVFAETFTPGERRDAADKSSSAARHLAARWAAKEAVIKAWSSSRFSKRPALPEGIHRDIEVVTDMWGRPKVRLSGEIAKHLESVTIHVSLTHEADTAAAVAIIEEP; translated from the coding sequence ATGGCGATTGTGGGAGTAGGCATCGATCTGGTTTCCATACCTGACTTCGCCGAGCAGGTAGACCGGCCGGGAACGGTATTCGCCGAGACGTTCACGCCAGGTGAGCGCCGGGACGCCGCGGACAAGAGTTCGTCGGCGGCCCGGCACCTGGCGGCTCGGTGGGCGGCCAAGGAAGCCGTGATCAAGGCCTGGTCGAGTTCACGGTTCTCCAAGCGCCCGGCCCTGCCGGAAGGGATCCACCGCGACATCGAGGTGGTCACCGACATGTGGGGCCGGCCCAAGGTGCGGCTGTCGGGTGAGATCGCGAAGCACCTGGAGAGCGTGACCATTCACGTCTCCCTCACCCATGAGGCCGACACCGCCGCCGCCGTGGCCATCATCGAGGAGCCCTAA